The following proteins come from a genomic window of Crassostrea angulata isolate pt1a10 chromosome 1, ASM2561291v2, whole genome shotgun sequence:
- the LOC128183030 gene encoding uncharacterized protein LOC128183030 produces MPPKRTSQARAKPSTVSKQKKRRTSMNLEVVSPALSPDVLETITAQVTQRVTATIRDELTTLINNINSNSASNSQGSISINPLGASNNDDNDGLVRESRYLDNAIQHSVEAVVVDHTEKIAGKSVFTTGTLGRQQSSQHTSTTAISKLRGDIQRLLDASLTNSSLASYSHAWTVFKDFAEKYELIIEFPVKQHILVYYVAYLFSKDYAATTISSYLSAISYIHKLNSFGDPCSSFLIQKLLLSTRKLKPSQDVRIPITKNILHQICDFLPVTVSNAFEKALFKAMFLLAFYGFLRVGEITSCQKVINKNLIQFNQISRQQDHLIIKFVTYKHHIGKPFFLTIHSASNKKYCPVQCLEDYIKLRGVQNGPLFCYVPNIPVSRGKLSAVLKNCLSFAKLDMTRITSHSFRIGMASHCADIAMSDSKIRLLGRWKSDAFKSYFRPVNLV; encoded by the coding sequence ATGCCACCAAAAAGAACAAGCCAAGCTCGCGCAAAACCATCAACTGTCTCAAAACAAAAGAAACGCAGGACATCAATGAACTTGGAAGTGGTGTCGCCAGCTTTATCCCCCGATGTACTGGAAACCATCACAGCACAGGTGACCCAGCGGGTGACGGCCACAATTAGAGACGAGTTGACAACGCTGATAAACAACATTAACAGCAACAGTGCTTCAAATTCTCAGGGGAGTATTAGTATAAACCCTCTAGGGGCATCTAACAACGATGATAATGACGGGTTGGTAAGAGAATCTAGATATCTGGACAACGCTATTCAACACTCAGTTGAAGCGGTAGTTGTGGATCACACTGAGAAAATCGCTGGTAAATCAGTTTTTACAACTGGCACCCTGGGCCGACAGCAATCCAGTCAACATACCTCCACTACCGCCATTTCCAAATTAAGAGGTGACATACAAAGACTATTGGATGCGAGCCTTACTAATTCTTCTTTAGCTTCGTACTCCCATGCTTGGacagtttttaaagattttgccGAGAAATACGAGTTAATTATTGAGTTTCCAGTGAAACAACACATATTGGTATATTATGTTGCCTACCTATTTTCAAAGGACTATGCTGCAACAACTATTTCTTCATATCTCTCGGCTATTAGTTACATCCATAAGCTCAACAGTTTTGGGGATCCATGCTCGTcctttttaatacaaaaattgcTCTTATCAACACGCAAACTTAAACCTTCACAAGATGTTAGAATAcctattacaaaaaatattttgcatcaaatttGTGACTTTTTACCAGTTACAGTTTCCAATGCATTTGAAAAGGCCTTGTTTAAAGCAATGTTTTTGTTGGCCTTTTATGGATTCTTGAGAGTTGGGGAAATAACATCATGTCAAAAGgtaattaacaaaaatttaattcagtttaatcaaatttccaGGCAGCAAGatcatttaattatcaaatttgttACATATAAACATCACATTGGCAAACCATTTTTTCTCACTATTCACTCTGCAAGTAACAAAAAGTATTGTCCAGTTCAATGCCTAGAAGACTACATCAAGTTAAGAGGAGTACAAAATGGGCCACTTTTTTGTTATGTACCAAATATTCCAGTTTCCAGGGGTAAACTTTCGGCGGTATTAAAAAACTGTCTATCATTTGCAAAGTTGGATATGACTCGCATTACTAGCCATTCTTTCCGGATAGGCATGGCGTCGCACTGTGCTGACATTGCCATGAGTGACAGCAAAATCAGACTGTTAGGTCGATGGAAATCAGATgcattcaaaagttattttagACCAGTTAATCTAGTATAG
- the LOC128183032 gene encoding sulfotransferase 1A2-like gives MGDEMASETNLSEDDIIRIHDNHGNTMELLGSGGQYLSASSVRSGRYPNPVTNIPRLRKMNVNEDDIFLCAYPKAGTHWTWEIMTMLLQQSAEYHPHEKESYMYELQIPETLQALEPPRVFNTHVRPNNLPEQFFEKRCKTVFVRRNPKDIAVSFYYHCKNMIQFGGTFKQFMDFFLKEDEPVLHCAWYKYTLEWEQFIRENPDHPVHCIMYEQLQQNAVEEIKRLATFLKTPCDDKLANLIAEICSFQNLKNATLKVKKGEMSKILFRKGMVGDWKTHFTVALNEKFDQYLQRHPRTSMYTYDI, from the exons ATGGGTGACGAAATGG CGTCCGAAACAAATTTATCAGAAGATGACATCATCAGAATTCACGACAACCATGGTAACACCATGGAGTTACTGGGGAGCGGGGGTCAGTACCTCAGCGCGAGCAGTGTCAGGTCGGGGAGGTACCCTAACCCCGTCACTAACATCCCTAGGCTGAGAAAGATGAACGTCAACGAAGATGACATCTTTCTCTGTGCATATCCAAAAGCAG gAACACATTGGACCTGGGAAATTATGACCATGCTCCTGCAACAGAGTGCTGAATATCACCCCCACGAAAAAGAAAGTTACATGTACGAGTTACAGATTCCAGAGACGCTTCAGGCTTTAGAGCCACCCCGTGTGTTTAACACCCACGTCCGACCAAATAACCTACCGGAACAGTTCTTTGAGAAACGATGCAAAACTGTGTTTGTTCGACGTAACCCAAAAGATATAGCGGTATCATTTTATTACCACTGTAAGAACATGATCCAATTTGGTGGCacttttaaacagtttatggatttctttttgaaagaagATGAACCAG TGTTACACTGCGCCTGGTATAAATATACATTAGAATGGGAACAGTTCATTAGAGAAAATCCAGATCATCCTGTCCATTGCATCATGTACGAGCAACTTCAACAG AATGCAGTCGAAGAAATCAAGCGTCTTGCTACCTTTTTGAAGACACCATGTGACGACAAACTTGCCAATCTCATTGCCGAAATATGCTCGtttcaaaatctcaaaaacgcaACTTTGAAGGTAAAAAAAGGGGAAATGAGCAAGATACTTTTCAGAAAGG GAATGGTTGGAGACTGGAAAACTCATTTCACCGTCGCGCTTAACGAGAAGTTTGACCAGTATTTACAGCGTCATCCAAGAACCTCAATGTATACGTATGATATATAG
- the LOC128183038 gene encoding sulfotransferase 6B1-like has protein sequence MANETNVSEDDIIRIHDNHGNTMEFLGSGGQYLSASSVRSGRYPNPVTNIPRLRKMNVNEDDIFLCAYPKAGTHWTWEIMTMLLQQSAEYHPHEKESHMYEFHIPETLQALEPPRVFNTHVRPNNLPEQFFEKRCKTVFVQRNPKDTAVSFFYHCKNLIQFGGTFEQFMDFFFKEDEPVYHCAWYKYTLEWEQFIRENPDHPVHCIMYEQLQQNAIEEIKRLATFLKTPCDDKLAKIIAEKCSFQNLKDATLKVKKGGKSETLYRKGMVGDWKTHFTVALNEKFDQYLQRHPTTSVYTYDI, from the exons ATGG CGAATGAAACAAATGTATCAGAAGATGACATCATCAGAATCCATGACAACCATGGTAACACCATGGAGTTTCTGGGGAGCGGGGGTCAGTACCTCAGCGCAAGCAGTGTCAGGTCGGGGAGGTACCCTAACCCCGTCACTAACATCCCTAGGCTGAGAAAGATGAACGTCAACGAAGATGACATCTTTCTCTGTGCATATCCAAAAGCAG gAACACATTGGACCTGGGAAATTATGACCATGCTTTTGCAACAGAGTGCTGAATATCACCCCCACGAAAAAGAAAGTCACATGTACGAGTTCCATATTCCAGAGACTCTACAGGCTTTAGAGCCACCCCGTGTGTTTAACACCCACGTCCGACCAAATAATCTACCGGAACAGTTCTTTGAGAAACGATGCAAAACTGTGTTTGTTCAGCGTAACCCAAAAGACACAGCAGTGTCATTTTTTTACCATTGTAAAAACTTGATCCAATTTGGTGGCACTTTTGAACAGTTTatggatttcttttttaaagaagatgAACCAG TGTATCACTGCGCCTGGTACAAATACACATTAGAATGGGAACAGTTCATCAGAGAAAATCCAGATCATCCTGTTCATTGCATCATGTACGAGCAACTTCAACAG AATGCAATCGAAGAAATCAAGCGTCTTGCCACCTTTTTGAAGACACCATGTGACGATAAACTGGCCAAAATCATTGCCGAGAAATGCTCGTTTCAAAATCTTAAAGACGCAACTTTAAAAGTCAAAAAAGGGGGGAAAAGCGAGACACTTTACAGAAAGG GAATGGTCGGAGACTGGAAAACTCATTTCACCGTCGCGCTTAACGAGAAGTTTGACCAGTATTTACAGCGTCATCCGACGACCTCGGTGTATACGTATGATATCTAG
- the LOC128164748 gene encoding uncharacterized protein LOC128164748, with the protein MVLRFVFTVVCLIGGLHDVISRQGCCGPKQWTGVAIQKLGRYDHDLDVASLADISTNVAYDYVAKKISLQQKIHNITTDNTDLVHVIYDFKQKTEYTITNGKVCIATPISGEMWPNCVPENASHLGTYNISGPVVDVYRVVTPGGATVRFSVTYELCYPGTESLLTSGPVYDLTVSVYENVTKGITDPSVFSVPVFCHHRQMKTNYTSSTITELIHRSLLSWR; encoded by the exons ATGGTCCTCCGATTTGTATTCACAGTTGTCTGCTTAATTGGTGGTCTTCATGATGTAATCTCGCGACAAGGATGTTGCGGTCCAAAACAGTGGACTGGTGTTGCGATTCAGAAACTTGGGAGATACGACCACGATTTGGATGTTGCATCTTTGGCCGATATTTCAACGAATGTTGCTTACGACTATGTCGCGAAAAAAATATCCCTTCAAcagaaaatacacaatattacAACGGATAACACGGATTTAGTGCATGTTATATATGACTTCAAACAA AAAACAGAGTACACAATAACTAATGGAAAAGTTTGCATCGCGACCCCGATCAGCGGAGAAATGTGGCCCAACTGTGTACCAG AGAACGCAAGTCACTTGGGAACTTACAATATATCCGGGCCTGTTGTGGATGTCTACAGGGTGGTGACACCAGGTGGCGCTACAGTCAGATTCAGCGTTACGTACGAACTTTGTTATCCGGGCACCGAGAGCTTACTTACTTCCGGTCCGG TGTATGATTTAACCGTCAGTGTGTATGAAAATGTGACAAAAGGAATCACCGATCCTTCCGTGTTCAGTGTTCCCGTGTTTTGTCATCATAGACAG ATGAAGACAAATTATACTTCCTCCACCATCACAGAGCTGATTCACAGATCTTTATTATCCTGGAGATAA